The sequence below is a genomic window from Micromonas commoda chromosome 10, complete sequence.
GggccgcgtcgtcaccgcgctgacgacggtggcgaagGCTATCGACAGGGTGGATTCGCAATCTCGCGTCAAGGAAGTCTTCGGGATACCGGCAGCCGTCGACATCGCCACGACGGATcctctcgcggcgctggccgccggcggggacgggggcaaggagctcctcgtcgcgacgacgctcgtGACGAACCTGGTGTCGACGCTGACGTCCTTGCTCGAGaaggcgagcggcgacgcgtccacggccgAGAGTCACGTCGTCCGAGCGCTCGCGGCTAaagtcgtcgacgcgagcggtgGAGCGGCGGGCGGTCGTCGCATGCGAacgctcctcgcgtcgtcgtccttcgacCTCGCATCCGAGGAAACCGTcacgtccatcgcggacgcctccgTTCAGAACGCCGTGGCGGCcggggcgaccgcgccgagctcggcggcgacggcggccgtCGTCAAGCtctcatccgcggcggcgacggtcttGAAgacggacatcgccgcggcgtcgacccccGAGGTGATGATGACGTCCGCCGCAGCGGTGTCGGCGGTGATGCAGGGCTCGGAGGTCAAGACAGCGGTCGCGGATGCGGGGGGAGGCGGTGCGCTCGCCACGCTGACCCAATTGGCCGATgcgtcgacgatgagctcgaaagtcgcgacggcgaagcaGACGGTGTCGGTCGACTTGCCGaaggctccgccgccgccgccgacgtcgccgccgccgccgccgccgaagcagCTCGTCGTGGATTCCGGTGGATCGACGAggcgcccgacggcggcggcggtgatggcggTGGCCGTCGCGTGGTTGATGTTGTGAGAGCCccgagagccgccgcggatgttCATCTGTCGACCTCGCGCACAGGGCCCCTAACATTAGTAGCTAGACGATTTCCCTTCGATGGCGTGGTAATTTATTCATCGCTCGCGATTTGTCGACGGGTTCGTGTTCGTCGCGTTGACTACCGGCTAGCTCTAGATTGTCGTCAttgcacgccgcgcgcgtggcgacggACTCTATTCGTAGACTAAGATGCGCGTACGATCGATACCACGGGATTCGTCAGTCCCTCTTCTTGGCGTCTCGGTCTTTCGGCCGGGTCTTCGCATGCCTCTCCTCGAGCCCGAACCCCTTCACGATGTCCACCCTCCGCGTGCGCTGCACCGGAAACTTCACGCGCGTTCCGTCGTCGTAAACCTCCGGCAGCCTCAGCCGTTCCTCCCCGCCGCTGATGAGCATGATCGTGGGcaccacggcgtcgcgaccgatGGCCTCCACGTCGATGTTcattcgccgcgccgtcgccggccacCGAGCGACGTCCAACTTTCCAAACCGCAacccgtccgtcgcgaacTCGTCGCTAATCTTCGCGAACGTGGGCGCCACGTGGCTGCTTCGCGCGTCGTGATTGGCGTAGAAGAGAACCAGCCACTCCACCTTCTTCCACTTGCCGCTCGCCTTTTCCGACTCCTTGGACTCCTTGTCGGACATGACGTCGTCTTCGaaggtccgcggcgtcagCGCGACGATCTTCGAGGGTAACCAATCGTGCGTCGGGTGTCCCACGAACAGGTGCAGGATGAGTACGAGCGCCAGGTACACCGCGACGCACCTGCCGCCCGGGCCGTCGGGGTCCAGCGGGTCCGCGAAGTACGCGAGtggagcgccgacggccttGCAGTAGAAGAACACCGTGCTGACGAACTGATCGAGGGACTCGGCGCGAAGGcctcggacgaggaggatgacggcGCACGAGATGCCGCACTGCTTCTCCCagagctcgagggcgtcgaggttgtCGGGGAAGGTGAccctcgcccacgcgcgGAACCACGCGGGATAGGCGAGGATGAGCTGCGCGCATCGAGGGGGAGGCGAGGAGAGGTCAGCGGATGGaagatcggcggcgggcggcggtgcgccatcgttcgcgtcgggggACTCGTCGCGCATGCGCGCCGGGGGATGATTCGCACCATGGTGTTGAGCACGTGGTGAGCGTTGATGAAGCGCAGAATTGGCGACGCCATGTCGGCCGGCGGGCTGGTGAGttgctcggcgtcgcgcgcgtcaatGGGAGTGCCGAACGCATTCGAGAACCCTGCAAGGCGTGGTCCAAGATTCTCAGACTTTTCCGAAATAGATGCTCCTCGGACCGCATTCTGTATGAATGCACGTGCGAAGGGCGGTCAGTATACGGTTACCTTGAGGGTTTGACCCTGACTGCGCGCCCGTGCCGGAAGCGACTTTCGATCTTCCTCCCATTTTGGAACAACCGACCCGCGTGACTAAGATCGTGCTTGGACCActggcgccgacgcgcgcgcgccgtgccgATCGCGAGCCCGAACCGggcacccgcgacgcgcgcgagtcacgcgaacgcgcacgcccctcggacgcgcgagtggccccggcgcggagggagACGGCGAGAGAGAGGGCGCGACTCTGtgtcccgcgcccgcgtgtCGATCCGACGGGGCTTCTTCGCGGGGAGTGCCGTATTTCAAAcatgtccgcgcccgccacgcgcgcgcgcggcgcggcgcccacctgggacgaggaggtggactTCCCCAACGAGGCGCTCCAGTCGGAGACCGAGTCGGAttcggcggtgagcgcccgacggatcgcgccgcgcgcgccgcgatctACCCCCGCGCACATCTTGGCAAACTTTCTTTTCGTCGTCggtccacgcccgcgcccgctctcctctcgcgccccgcgcccgccgaccgcgagacctcgcgacgcgatcgcgcgccctctgaccccgcgccccgtcccaTCACAACCCGCAGAGCGACGGAGAggccgcgcgatggacgcgcggaGTCCCGACCGCacccgcgggagccgcggagaTCGCTCGCCGATCGCCGCACAGCCGTGCCTCGGACGACAGCGCGCTCGAAGGGGAAGGAACGCGACCGACCGAACCCGACGAGCTCccgggcgcgttcgagggcGAGACGCGCTCCGTTCgcatcgagggcgaggggaAGATGCGGTTCGTCCCGGCGGACCTGGAGattcgcgccggggacgtcgtgCGATGGGAGCAGAGCGAGAGGTGTCCGGTGAATCACTTCCTCGAGattgtcgccgtcgatgacgacgccgaggtgcaCGTCGCGGAATCGTCCGACGTCCTCACCCCGGCGAACCCGTGGCGCCACAggttcgacgcgccgggcgagtACCACTACAGGTCTCTGGTCCACACGTACATGAAGGGGACGGTGCGGgtggcgccgcggatccTCGGGTCCCTCAaggcggacccggcggatcCGTACGAATTCGTcgacgagacggacgaggTTGCTGACGTGGCGGCTGATGTGTCtgctgacgtggacgaggacggcgacaaggacgatgacgaggaggagacgggGAACGACGCGGAGTACTCGCTGCTTCccagcggcgacgaggacgacgaggatcgCGTCGAGGACCCCCGCCGAACGcttcccaccgccgccgaggccgacgccaagctcgacgagctcatcgccgtgATGTCCGCCGGGGGAAATAACGACAAGTTGGAGACGTTGGAGAAATCGTTCGGTTCCATGGAGCTGCTGACGTCGGGCAAGGGGATGGCGGGGCTGGAcgcgatgcggcggcggcggatgacgatGGGGGCTTCGGacaggggcgacgcggataTCTGGCGTGGAAGGCCGCCGAAGAAGGAGAGCCCGACGTTCAAGTCCATGAtcaagccgccgcccgaggcggtgcagcgcgcgctggacgagtgccgccgcgaggcggacTCGACGGAGCGCgtgaaggcggcgatgaaggcgaTGGGGCGGGCGGATCAGCCCGCGTCCGGGCTCATCGGACTTCCAGAAGTATACCAAAAAGTGCAAGCATCTGTCGCCGGCGGTGCCTGGGAGTTTGGCGAAGAGTTTGCGCtcgacgtgctcgtcgccgacggggaTACGTTCAAGTGCAGGTGCGGCAaaccgttcgccgcggcgatgaacgcgacgcgtcacGTCGCGAGCGGTCAGTGCATGTGGAACAAGGACGATCGAaaaaagaagaagaaggacctGAAGAAGAACAAGGATCGcggaccggcggcgacgaaggagcagctcgcggcgttcctcGTGGCGATGTCCCCGCAGGCGAGGGTGGATTTTTTCAAATCGATCGGCACGGACAGGGACGGCAGGGAGTGGCAGACCAAGTGGTTGGTGCTCAGGGCCATAAAGAACCGCCACGAGGATCACTTCCTGACGGGATTTCACCCGGAGAAGATTTGGGGGCCCGGGGAGAGTTTGCAGCGTCACTTCGCCAGGGTGCGACGAGCCATCGAGAGACTCGGGatcttcgacggcgacaagcGCCTCAACGGCAGCGGCGACATCGTCGGAGAAGCGGTGAAAGTCTTCCACCAGTACGCCGCGAACTGCGCGGTTCTCCGCGACTACATCGAGGATCCCGACCAGGCCCGAGACATGGACCCGGGCGATTTGAGCAAGCTCATCGCTtccatcgacgcggtgtCCGAGGAGACGTTTCTGAGCAGCGGCAAGTAcgggggcgcggtggacaaCCCGGACGCCATGTGCGCGGGGATCAACCAGGAGGCTGCGCTGGCTTACATGACGGAGGTTGCGCTGGTGAacgcgtacgtcgccgcgaggagcgcagaggctgaggcggagcagcgcaagctcctcgccgagctcgacgaagccgccgcggacgaggagcggagggaggctcgacgcgcgaagGAAAAGGCGAaaaaggccaaggccaaggcgaacaAGAAGAAGGGGGTTACAGGGGTCGAGTcgtcgcccgagcccgccgcggcggcgtccgcggcggagaaggagaaggattCGGAGGCTGACTTTGAgaaggatgacgacgaccgttacgacgaccgttacgacgaccgttacgacgaggaggaagaggaggccgaacgggcgcgcgagaaggaaagggcggaggctgaagcggaggcggcgaggatcgccaggcgacgcgcggccgaggctgccgccgaggctgccgagctcgcagagaaggaggcgcgcgagctcgccgcggccgagcgcAGGCTGGAGATGGAGATGGCCGCGAGGGACagggccaaggcggcggcggaggaggaggcgacgcggagacggtCGGGCGAGTTCGACCCACCCGGAGTGGGGCGTTCGATCGCGGGAGGCGGGCTGCTGGGCGTGATGGCCAACGGCGTCGTGGCGTCGCCCTACGGCAAGGCGCGGCCGAAGAAGCCCTCGCCGAATCAGCCGGGTTTGGGCAAGCCGCCGCAGCGtccaaacgccgccgcgtcgacggaggcttccgccgacgccgtcgccaaggcgccGTTCGTTCCCCCGCTTCCCcccggcccgccgcccgccgccgccgccgccgccgggcgcagCCCCGAGGGCAAACCCCACGCGACGACCGcaaccgcgacgagccccgccgcccgcgcgcaatcagccgcgccggtggtcaAGCCCaggcccgcgccgttcgacCCATCCAAGCaacccacgcgcgcgtccccagCGCCGGTggtgtcgtcggcgtccgtgGCGGCACCCGGGTCGAGCCggcaccccggcggcgccggccgaGGAAAGGGCGGGTacgcggggacgggcggcAAGGGTGGCGGTTACGGGTCCGCGGCCGGCACCGGCGTCAACagcgggacgggcgcgtcgtcgctgtcggaGAGCGACTACCGCAGCTcggacgcggagagcggcgggacaggtgcgcggcgaccgtcgaggagggacagggccgtcgcgagggccgcggcgaaggcggaggctgcgcagaGGGGGAGCGGCCGCGAGTCGGGAAACTCGTCGCAATCGGAACAAAAAATCGACGTGTACCGGCGAGATGCGCCCAGGGATGGAGGGAGGGACGACCCCGCCGGACCCGGACCCGCGAAGTCGCTCTCGGAGGTTGAGGGGatgctcctcgccgcggcggagcgcacGGAAGCGcaggcgaggcgagcgcgagccgccgcggaagagGCGGAGGTTTCCCTCCGATCGAAAGAGAAGGCGCGGTTGCAGGCGGCGGCAGAGGAggagaggaggacgcgccgggAGGAGGCAGAGGCGAGGAaaagcgccgccgccgccgccgccgccgccgcgtcggcggcggcgccgaaggtGAAGTACTGCACGCAGTGCGGCGAGAGGCAAACGGAGGGTGCGAGGTTTTGCAGCGGATGCGGCGTACCGCTGGCCAAACCCGCggatgccgacgacgacgacgcgtcgtcgccgcccgccaccgcccccgcgccgccgccgccgccgccgccgccgccgtacgcgcactaccccgcgccgccgccgccgccgtacgcgggataccccggcggcgcgcccggcgtcccGCCAGTCGATCTCGGAGCCGAATACAGCGCCTTGTACCTTCAGCACTatcacgccgcgctcgcggcgatcaccgcgcagcagcagcagcaatACGCGCAGGGACACTACGCGGGCGCGTATCCGGGGGGGTACCCGGCGTATGATCCGCATGCTGCGCATCCGTACGGGGCGacagcggcgccgggcgcgccgccgccgccgccgccggtgccgagaggtcctccgccgcgcgagagtTAAGCCGACGAGGATTTTTATGTTACACAAAGGTATTTATTGAGCCGGGGCGCGTACTAGCTAGTCGTTCCGATCAGTCGCCGACTAAGCGTCCTCCCagtcctcctcgacgtcgtcccactcttcgtcgtccgcggcggcgtccgccatgtccacggccgcgtcgacgagcgcatccgtggacgcgtgcgaTTTCGCCatctccccgccgccgccgacgacatccgcggcggcggctccgtcgtcgtccccaggcgccgcccccgcgcccttgATCGCCTCGAGGTACGCCCTGAGCCACTCCTCCTTGATCGCCTCCTCGTTTTTCTTCAACcggtcctcctccgtctcctccttcgtctcgtcgtcgttcgcttCGTTCGTCTCCGTTtgttcgtcgtcgacgtacACCGAACCCTTGAGCCACTCGGGTTGCGCCTTTTTCGGGTTCGCAGCGGCTTCCAGCTCCGCCTCTTGCTCCTCGGTGAGACCCAGCGTCACCTCGAAGGTGGTATCCTCGAGGTTATCGACGTTGATGGCCATTCCCCCGCCGGATCCGAGCCCTTGGCCGTTAGATCCGAGCCCTTGGCCGCCGTtgcccgccgcgttcgcaAACGCTCTTCGCCTCGCCCTGGTCCACTCGTTGAGCGTGCCGTACTGGGGCGGCGTGAGTCCCCGAACCTTGGCCAACTGTCTCAACACGGGCGCCGTCTGGGTCTCAAACTTGGCGAGGATCGCCTTCATCCCCTCCTTGGTCCTGGGTTccgggggcgcgccgtcttcgccgccgcccagctgGACCACCTCGCCTCTGCACACCTGGCACGTGAACAGCCCGGTGGTCGGATCGAGCAGCCGCATGGCGTCGAGGCTGGAGTACCGCTTGCCGCAAActtccgcgtcgctcgtgcaCTTGTACAGCACGCTGACTGGGCCTTTCTCCACCCTGTACTTGAggtccgcgtgcgcggcggcgagccggagctgcaccgcgtcgacgacgcggctgtAGTCCAGGCACACGTACGTCACGATCTTCTTCTCGATggcgcggatgcgctcggcgATGATGGCTTCCTCCACGCCGTTCTCCTCGGccctcgctcgcgttcgctcctcgcgctccttgtCCTTCTCCTTGACGTGTGCCCTGCGCACGATgcgctgctcctcgaggtAGTGCAGCGCCTTGCGCACCTGCTTCGAGGACAGcagcaccgcgcgagccaGATCGTCCTCCTTCacccacgcgcgtcgcgtgagcgcgtcgatgagaacctcggcggtgcgcgagTTGTCGTACTTTGCGTtgcccacgcgcgcgagcctgTCGCGGGTGGACGAGTGGCGGTAGAACGCcctggcgacgaggcgcgcgagcttcttgtgctcgctcatcgccgacgccctccgaCCGATGCGCCGCGCAACCCTAAGTGTGGCGCCTCGAAGATCTTTCCCACGCTTTCAATCGGTTCGCTTGCTCGCCCCAACAGAAGGAAATAACACTCGCCGATGCGACCGCCCGTGGTGGCGTTCGGCGCGtggccgtcgcgtccgccggcgcacgtcgtcacgtccgcgacggcgtcgggggtcgcggatggcgacgTGCAGCTGTggacgggcggcgaggacggcggcatCGTGCAGTGGCGCGTGCCCGGACCGTCCAGGTCGGAAGAGGCGGGAGCGGACGCATCGGACGACCTCGACCCGACTCCGGTGGCGTTCCTGAGCGGTCACACCGACCGCGTCAGCGCGTTGTGCGCCGTcggagacgtcgtcgtgagcgcaggcgacgacggcgtggtaTGCGCGTGGAGCATCGCGAAGGGTGCGTCGCGATGCGTCGCCCGGAGGGCGATGGGCGGAGAGGGATGCCGAGTCACCGCGCTCTGCGAGATGCGCTCGTCgacccgcggtggcgtccgatgcgtcgccgcggcgtgcgcggcgtgcgggccgaacggcgcgccgacgatcgcgcTCCTGAACCCGaggacgctcgcgcccgtgaACGTCGATGGGGCGGCGACcctgagcgcgccgtcggacgCATCTCACGGCGTCCCGATCTCGCTCGCGTGCCGAAAACCGAaactcgcgacgacgacgccccgttcgtccacgcccggcgGCTGTGAGTGGGAGTGGGAgggcgacctcgtcgcgagggacgcgtcgggaCGCGAATCGGCGTGGGGCggaccggggcggcggcgggacgacgacgcgcggggaggcgAACTCTCCCGAGGATGCGAGGGGGGGGCGCGCACGGCTGCGGACCcctccgaggaggacgacgcggggttGGCGCGGTTGGGGGTggttcgttcgtcgcgggttcgaaccccgtcgtcggcgccggaaAAGGAAAAAAGGGAGaatgaggaggaggaggaggacgtcgaggaggggtTGGCCGCGaccacggacgacgacgaggagacggTTCAcgagacgccgacgtcgacagCTGtggtcctcctcgaggttTCCACCCCCCGGCgagcgggcgacgtcgagatTGAggtgacgcgcgacgcgacggtgacggtcatggcgctcgcgagcgacggacggacgcgcacgcgccgtcgcgcttcgctctccgcgtcgtggttccccggtgagtcaccgcccggtgagtcaccgcccgatgagtcaccgccgcccgggcaGCAAAGggcggggtcggcgacggcgacgtgtttcgtcggcggcggctcgctcgcgccg
It includes:
- a CDS encoding predicted protein (Putative protein), whose protein sequence is MASPILRFINAHHVLNTMLILAYPAWFRAWARVTFPDNLDALELWEKQCGISCAVILLVRGLRAESLDQFVSTVFFYCKAVGAPLAYFADPLDPDGPGGRCVAVYLALVLILHLFVGHPTHDWLPSKIVALTPRTFEDDVMSDKESKESEKASGKWKKVEWLVLFYANHDARSSHVAPTFAKISDEFATDGLRFGKLDVARWPATARRMNIDVEAIGRDAVVPTIMLISGGEERLRLPEVYDDGTRVKFPVQRTRRVDIVKGFGLEERHAKTRPKDRDAKKRD
- a CDS encoding encodes a protein with hydroxyproline-rich glycoprotein motifs (Putative protein), with product MSAPATRARGAAPTWDEEVDFPNEALQSETESDSASDGEAARWTRGVPTAPAGAAEIARRSPHSRASDDSALEGEGTRPTEPDELPGAFEGETRSVRIEGEGKMRFVPADLEIRAGDVVRWEQSERCPVNHFLEIVAVDDDAEVHVAESSDVLTPANPWRHRFDAPGEYHYRSLVHTYMKGTVRVAPRILGSLKADPADPYEFVDETDEVADVAADVSADVDEDGDKDDDEEETGNDAEYSLLPSGDEDDEDRVEDPRRTLPTAAEADAKLDELIAVMSAGGNNDKLETLEKSFGSMELLTSGKGMAGLDAMRRRRMTMGASDRGDADIWRGRPPKKESPTFKSMIKPPPEAVQRALDECRREADSTERVKAAMKAMGRADQPASGLIGLPEVYQKVQASVAGGAWEFGEEFALDVLVADGDTFKCRCGKPFAAAMNATRHVASGQCMWNKDDRKKKKKDLKKNKDRGPAATKEQLAAFLVAMSPQARVDFFKSIGTDRDGREWQTKWLVLRAIKNRHEDHFLTGFHPEKIWGPGESLQRHFARVRRAIERLGIFDGDKRLNGSGDIVGEAVKVFHQYAANCAVLRDYIEDPDQARDMDPGDLSKLIASIDAVSEETFLSSGKYGGAVDNPDAMCAGINQEAALAYMTEVALVNAYVAARSAEAEAEQRKLLAELDEAAADEERREARRAKEKAKKAKAKANKKKGVTGVESSPEPAAAASAAEKEKDSEADFEKDDDDRYDDRYDDRYDEEEEEAERAREKERAEAEAEAARIARRRAAEAAAEAAELAEKEARELAAAERRLEMEMAARDRAKAAAEEEATRRRSGEFDPPGVGRSIAGGGLLGVMANGVVASPYGKARPKKPSPNQPGLGKPPQRPNAAASTEASADAVAKAPFVPPLPPGPPPAAAAAAGRSPEGKPHATTATATSPAARAQSAAPVVKPRPAPFDPSKQPTRASPAPVVSSASVAAPGSSRHPGGAGRGKGGYAGTGGKGGGYGSAAGTGVNSGTGASSLSESDYRSSDAESGGTGARRPSRRDRAVARAAAKAEAAQRGSGRESGNSSQSEQKIDVYRRDAPRDGGRDDPAGPGPAKSLSEVEGMLLAAAERTEAQARRARAAAEEAEVSLRSKEKARLQAAAEEERRTRREEAEARKSAAAAAAAAASAAAPKVKYCTQCGERQTEGARFCSGCGVPLAKPADADDDDASSPPATAPAPPPPPPPPPYAHYPAPPPPPYAGYPGGAPGVPPVDLGAEYSALYLQHYHAALAAITAQQQQQYAQGHYAGAYPGGYPAYDPHAAHPYGATAAPGAPPPPPPVPRGPPPRES
- a CDS encoding transcription initiation factor IIE, alpha subunit (This model may contain a DeoR-type HTH domain signature and profile); translated protein: MSEHKKLARLVARAFYRHSSTRDRLARVGNAKYDNSRTAEVLIDALTRRAWVKEDDLARAVLLSSKQVRKALHYLEEQRIVRRAHVKEKDKEREERTRARAEENGVEEAIIAERIRAIEKKIVTYVCLDYSRVVDAVQLRLAAAHADLKYRVEKGPVSVLYKCTSDAEVCGKRYSSLDAMRLLDPTTGLFTCQVCRGEVVQLGGGEDGAPPEPRTKEGMKAILAKFETQTAPVLRQLAKVRGLTPPQYGTLNEWTRARRRAFANAAGNGGQGLGSNGQGLGSGGGMAINVDNLEDTTFEVTLGLTEEQEAELEAAANPKKAQPEWLKGSVYVDDEQTETNEANDDETKEETEEDRLKKNEEAIKEEWLRAYLEAIKGAGAAPGDDDGAAAADVVGGGGEMAKSHASTDALVDAAVDMADAAADDEEWDDVEEDWEDA